In one window of Romboutsia hominis DNA:
- the nhaC gene encoding Na+/H+ antiporter NhaC — translation MKAKPKTQRKATLIESIIPLILLVIVLAYSLIKLDADPHIPLIIGSLVVGCVGIFRLGFSWKELEVTILETIKMAMQAILILMIVGTLIGTWILSGTVPSMIYWGLEILSPAIFLPATTIICAIVSLATGSSWTTAGTVGIALIGIGQGLGMPAPLVAGAIISGAYFGDKMSPLSDTTNLAPAMAGSELFEHIKHMIYTTGPALIIALILYGIIGMKYAGKELDMANIELIRSTLSDSYNTLSPILFIPPILVIILVICKVPAIPGLLIGTLLGGIFAYFCQGSNLTDIVGAAHYGYVSETGVADVDALLSRGGLDSMMWTVSLILCALSLGGLLEKTGMLEALSSALLRFAKGSFGLVLATIVSCIGVNLATGDQYLSIVLPGRMYKNEFRKRGYHPKNLSRALEDSGTLTSPLIPWNTCGAYMWVTLGIHPFAYLPFAFLNLINPIISLIYAATGITIEKLPPEEMGKVKEEIEKGIL, via the coding sequence TTGAAAGCAAAACCAAAAACCCAGAGAAAGGCAACTCTTATAGAATCTATAATACCATTAATACTTTTAGTTATAGTATTAGCATATTCACTGATAAAACTCGATGCGGATCCACATATACCACTTATAATAGGTTCACTTGTGGTAGGTTGTGTTGGAATATTTAGGCTAGGGTTTAGCTGGAAAGAGTTAGAAGTAACAATACTTGAAACTATAAAGATGGCAATGCAGGCGATACTTATACTTATGATAGTAGGTACACTTATAGGAACATGGATACTAAGTGGAACAGTACCATCAATGATTTATTGGGGGCTTGAAATATTATCACCAGCAATATTCCTACCAGCAACTACAATAATATGTGCAATAGTATCACTTGCTACTGGATCATCTTGGACTACAGCAGGAACTGTTGGTATTGCACTTATTGGTATCGGGCAAGGCCTTGGAATGCCAGCTCCACTTGTAGCAGGAGCTATAATATCTGGGGCATACTTTGGAGATAAAATGTCACCACTTTCGGATACTACAAACTTAGCACCAGCAATGGCAGGATCAGAGCTATTTGAACATATAAAACATATGATATACACTACTGGACCAGCACTTATAATAGCACTTATACTTTATGGAATAATAGGTATGAAATATGCAGGCAAAGAACTTGATATGGCAAATATTGAACTTATAAGAAGTACACTTAGTGATTCATATAATACTTTATCACCGATACTATTTATCCCACCTATTTTAGTAATAATACTTGTCATATGTAAAGTACCAGCGATACCAGGATTATTAATAGGAACACTACTAGGTGGAATATTTGCATATTTCTGTCAAGGATCTAATTTAACTGATATAGTAGGAGCTGCTCATTATGGATATGTATCAGAAACAGGAGTAGCTGATGTTGATGCACTATTAAGTCGTGGTGGTCTTGATTCTATGATGTGGACAGTTTCACTTATATTATGTGCACTTAGTTTAGGAGGATTACTTGAAAAAACGGGAATGCTAGAGGCACTATCAAGTGCACTTTTGAGATTTGCAAAAGGTTCTTTTGGATTAGTTTTAGCTACTATAGTATCTTGTATAGGAGTAAATTTAGCGACTGGAGACCAATATCTATCAATAGTTTTACCAGGAAGAATGTATAAAAATGAATTTAGAAAAAGAGGATATCATCCAAAAAATTTATCAAGGGCACTAGAAGATAGTGGAACACTAACATCACCACTTATCCCATGGAATACATGTGGGGCTTATATGTGGGTAACTTTAGGAATTCACCCATTTGCTTATTTACCATTTGCATTTTTAAACTTAATAAATCCTATAATATCTTTAATATACGCAGCTACTGGTATAACTATAGAAAAATTACCTCCTGAAGAAATGGGAAAAGTTAAAGAAGAAATAGAAAAAGGTATAC
- a CDS encoding hotdog domain-containing protein, with amino-acid sequence MKSLIRVRIGKNDANYGKNVVDSSKILKLFKDAATEILIKHDGDEGLFRSYDNIEFLAPVYAGDYIEVSGELISFGTTSRKMNFEARKVIQSASDISDSAGEVLLRPIVVCKATGTCVVPKDKQRK; translated from the coding sequence ATGAAGTCTTTAATAAGAGTTAGGATAGGGAAAAATGATGCTAACTATGGCAAAAATGTAGTAGATAGTTCAAAGATACTTAAATTATTTAAAGATGCGGCCACAGAAATACTTATAAAGCATGATGGAGATGAAGGCTTATTTAGATCTTATGACAATATAGAGTTTTTAGCACCTGTATATGCAGGAGACTATATTGAGGTTAGTGGAGAATTAATATCTTTTGGAACCACATCTAGAAAAATGAATTTTGAAGCGAGAAAGGTTATACAATCAGCATCAGATATAAGCGATTCAGCAGGAGAGGTATTACTAAGACCTATAGTTGTATGTAAAGCTACTGGAACTTGTGTAGTTCCTAAAGATAAACAAAGGAAATAG
- a CDS encoding DUF389 domain-containing protein: MKFSKENFIYEFTRNQATNEEIHENILEGMNVHGANFIILICAIIIASVGLNMNSTAVIIGAMLISPLMGSIIGIGYGVGTYNLKLLKEAFKILTISVFISIITSTFYFSITPITTAGSEILARTSPTIWDVIIAFVGGIAGMVGLTRNKISNVIPGVAIATALMPPLCTAGYGLATKNYHIFLGAGYLFFINCFFIITSTFIVTKALNLPARTNLDDEKQHKVKRIILITAVIVMIPSVFSALNMIQETIDESNLDAFINTELKDQYVIEKNINTKNNTITLALIGEKISRNEFKILENNLHNYGFKDMDLIIKQDEGSISDIEKYISDIKNQSNIFIKDNNVSNKTGDIKEDTNVQEISKEIKVIYPQIKEVYLGYVTSDTNSSKEVPVLILYTNDETLSKSIPTIENWFKARTKEDGVKVYVQMISTEKETKTDNEYKK, encoded by the coding sequence ATGAAATTTAGTAAAGAAAATTTTATATATGAATTTACTAGAAACCAAGCCACCAATGAGGAGATACATGAAAACATATTAGAAGGAATGAATGTACACGGTGCAAACTTTATAATACTAATATGTGCAATAATAATAGCATCTGTTGGACTTAATATGAACTCTACTGCAGTAATAATAGGTGCTATGCTTATATCACCACTTATGGGTTCTATTATAGGTATAGGCTATGGTGTAGGTACTTATAATTTAAAGTTATTAAAAGAAGCTTTTAAAATACTAACAATATCAGTTTTTATAAGTATAATAACATCTACATTTTATTTTTCAATAACACCAATAACAACAGCAGGTAGTGAAATATTAGCAAGGACTAGTCCAACTATATGGGACGTTATAATAGCTTTTGTTGGTGGTATAGCAGGAATGGTTGGACTAACTCGTAATAAAATTAGTAACGTAATACCGGGAGTTGCTATAGCTACTGCACTTATGCCACCACTTTGTACAGCAGGATATGGACTTGCTACTAAAAATTATCATATATTTCTTGGTGCAGGATATTTATTTTTTATTAATTGCTTTTTTATAATAACGTCAACTTTTATAGTTACAAAAGCATTAAATTTACCAGCTAGAACTAATTTAGATGATGAAAAACAACATAAGGTAAAAAGAATTATATTAATTACAGCTGTAATAGTTATGATACCTAGCGTATTTTCTGCACTTAATATGATACAAGAAACAATAGATGAAAGTAATTTAGATGCTTTTATTAATACAGAATTAAAAGATCAATATGTAATAGAAAAAAACATAAATACAAAAAATAACACTATAACTTTAGCATTAATTGGAGAAAAAATATCAAGAAATGAATTTAAAATTTTAGAAAATAATTTACATAATTATGGATTTAAAGATATGGATTTAATAATAAAGCAAGATGAAGGAAGCATATCTGATATAGAAAAGTATATATCTGATATAAAAAATCAAAGTAATATATTTATAAAGGATAATAATGTATCTAATAAGACAGGTGATATAAAAGAAGATACAAATGTGCAAGAAATATCAAAAGAAATAAAAGTTATTTATCCTCAGATAAAAGAAGTATATTTAGGATATGTAACTAGTGATACTAATAGTTCAAAAGAAGTACCGGTACTTATACTATATACAAATGATGAAACCTTAAGTAAAAGTATACCTACTATAGAAAACTGGTTTAAAGCTAGAACTAAAGAAGATGGAGTTAAAGTTTATGTGCAAATGATTTCTACAGAAAAAGAAACTAAAACTGATAATGAATATAAAAAATAA
- a CDS encoding class I SAM-dependent methyltransferase, producing the protein MDILKYNSNAWDNEVKKGNKWTMPVSSEDVDKARNGEYKLLLTPTKLVPKEWIGNIKDKKVLCLACGGGQQGPIFSALGSNVTVFDNSKEQLLKDELVSKRDNLKIDLEQGDMRDLSRFEDESFDFIFHPVSNTFIDNIEKTWKECYRVLTKGGVLIAGFTNPIVYIFDLYEWEKGNLAVANTIPYSDIKQLPKEKLEEFIKNKEPLEFGHTLYSQIGGQIEAGFVIGGFYEDKIEDDILGKYIDTYIATKAIKL; encoded by the coding sequence ATGGATATATTAAAATATAATAGTAATGCTTGGGATAATGAGGTTAAAAAAGGAAATAAGTGGACAATGCCTGTAAGTAGTGAAGATGTAGATAAAGCAAGAAATGGAGAATATAAACTATTATTAACACCAACAAAATTAGTACCTAAAGAGTGGATAGGGAACATAAAGGATAAAAAGGTACTTTGCCTAGCATGTGGTGGAGGACAACAAGGACCAATTTTTTCTGCACTAGGGTCAAATGTAACCGTATTTGATAATAGCAAAGAACAGCTATTAAAAGATGAGCTTGTAAGTAAAAGAGATAATCTTAAAATAGATTTAGAACAAGGTGATATGAGAGATTTATCAAGATTTGAGGATGAAAGCTTTGATTTTATATTTCATCCAGTATCAAACACATTTATAGATAATATAGAAAAGACTTGGAAAGAGTGCTACAGAGTACTTACAAAGGGTGGTGTGCTAATAGCTGGATTTACAAATCCTATAGTATATATATTCGATTTATATGAATGGGAAAAAGGTAATTTAGCAGTAGCAAACACTATACCTTATTCAGATATAAAGCAACTGCCAAAAGAAAAACTAGAAGAATTTATAAAAAATAAAGAACCTTTAGAGTTTGGGCATACACTTTATAGTCAAATAGGAGGTCAAATTGAAGCAGGTTTTGTAATAGGTGGATTTTATGAAGATAAGATAGAAGATGATATATTAGGAAAATATATAGATACTTATATAGCTACGAAGGCAATAAAATTATAA